The DNA sequence TAATGGAAAATAAAATCTGGTTGGAACTTCGTTTTTTTTAAGATATCGCGAATATCGCCGTCTTCAAACCAATATTGTACCTCAGCATATTCTCCTATGGCCTCAATCATATCGAACTTAATTCTATGTTTCGGATACACGATCCCAAATGGTCTGATTAGAATGAGAATCTTTACTTTATCCGTCATAGTAAACCTCCGTTAACGTAACCTGATGAATTCATAGGTTCTTGCCTCCATTCCATTATACAGCTCCATGGTTGGCCACATTTTCACGTATTCATTCCATTTTTCAGCATAATGTTTAAAAATGTTTTCTCCGGTATCCTGATAAAAATCCTCCATTTTTACGATATGAATAAAATGGTAGTTATTATAATAACGAGTTCCAATTTGTTTAAATATAGTAGGATAGCCTACCAATTCAGATAAATCCCGAGGAATGGAAATCTCTAGCTGATTAAAACCTTTGGCTAAAGGTACATGAGCAATTTGTGTAAACTGGCAATTTTGCTGTCTATTTTTCGTGGGCAGAAATTCACCATGCTGCATTTCAACAGATAATGTAGTATTTTCAGGACTCGCGAGTGTTAGAATCAATTTATTTTCGCTGGGATATGGATACCTGCTTACCAATGCAGTTATTTTCGCTTTCTTATTGTTGAACAAGATCTTTGGTCCTTCGACTCTCACAGAACGAGGCTCAATAAAATTAGACCAAGATTTCTTTATTTCCGGTAGGGTGATGTCATAAATACCTTCATCTGGTACTTTTAGCTTAACCTTATGAATCTCTACGTTCTGGATTGTCGTAACAAGCTTAAATGCTACGGGACCATTCAAGAGATATCGGGTGTTAGCCAACTTAGGTATATCGAAGAGAGGAAGCATTTTCATTAGAGTCGACATGTTCTCTTCCCAAAATTGATGCGCCTCTTTATGCTTAAATGTGTCCGCGAACCTTTTGATATTGGTAATCGCTGAGAGCCACCCATTAAGTATATGGCTGATAGGGCTCATGGGAGTCTCCTGAACCGTAGGGCCATACGAGCTCAAATGGTACACACCGCCGCTATCCACAGGAATTTTAAGGCTTGCGAACATTTTTTCTGCGGCGATTTTATATCTCGTTTCCCCTGTCAATTCATATACCTTTGAAAACAACTGCATGTAGTGAGACTGAGTGAGACCGGAGTAGTAGAGTTGATTTGAATAATTGTACGAACTTTCAAGCGGATACCAAAATACGATTGCATCATGGAATTTCTCCATTCTTGAAATCGCTGCATCGGCAACTCGCATGATCGCTTCCTTCAATTGGGGGGCGCCTGTTTCTTCAAACTGTGTTACGTAATCTCGTATAACAAACGTTCCGAAAAGCGGATGAGGTACGATTTCGTTCTCTATCACTTTTCCTGGATATCCGTCATCCAAGAAACGAATATGGTAGAGGTCACGACTGCGTTGCGCAAATGCATGGCTAAAGTCCGGCATTTGAAATGTCATGATGATCACCTCATTTTCGGTTATTCTTTACAGCATATTCGTTAGCCGGTTCAATGAAACGGTATATATCTAGAGTCTAAAGCCCGTTTATTTCGTTAGATCAGTCAGCGTAACAAAATTCAAAGGTAGGCTATATATGTTTTTCAATGCAGGATAATACCTTTTTAAGTCCTCCATTGAATGGCTGTCTGAGGAAACAACTACTTTGGTCTTGTGTATTCGAAGAAGTTCTATCATATCTTGATCTGGTGCATTGTGCCTGACGTTAATTTCCACGAATTTTCCACTCCCATCCAATAACTCGGCAATTTCTATCTTTTGTTTTTGACTAAGTTCAATATGAAAACGCTTAAGTTCAGCTAATGGATGGGCTATAATATCAACCCTTGGGTTTTTTAACAAATTTTCAAAGGAAGTGATCCAATTATTGTAAATTTCCTGTTCTGAATCTAAAATGCCTTTTGAAGTACTGTAATACCCTCCTGAAAAGGGGATTCGATGAATGGAACCCAACAGAAAATCAACCTTCGATTCAACATCGGGAGCAGCGTCTATATCGCCTTCCAAATTGATTACTTTTGCCTCCAAACCGCTAAATACATAAATATCTTTAGCAAATATTTTTTTTACTTTTCTCATATGTTTCGAAAAATCCTCAATCCAATCACTGGTCTTCCAGACATGATCGGTGATTGCTATTGCTGCATACCCCAATTCGACTGCAACGCCAACCATCTGTTCGATACTGTTTTTCCCGTCCGAATAATTAGAGTGAGAATGGAGATCCATAAGTATCAAAATATATCTCCTCCCAATACCTGTTCATTCGGGTTCCCCATTTAACCAAAAGTTCATGAGGTTCGATTCGCAAGCCTAACGCGAGCTTAATGGCCAAATAAGGCAAGTTTACTCCCGCCCCCAGACAATGGACGATGGTCCCTTGCATCCTGGGATTGATCTCTAATATTTTTGGATCATGATTACTGTCGCGACGGATTTGAACACCAATATTTCCATGCAATCCAAGTTCAACAACAACTTTAGACGCATACTCAATGATGTCAGTTTCTTTAACTACAATGCCGCTTGTTGTTATTCCTCCAACCGTTGCTTCGCGAAGTCGGGGAATAGCTGTTACTACTTTCCCGTTATTAGCTAATACATCCACACTGTACTCCTTGCCCGGCAGGTACTCCATCACGATGATTTCCGGTATTTCATCGACGTGCTCCAAAATATCAAATAAATCATTCATGCTAGTGTAAGTTGAGTTGGGCTTTTCTTTGAACATCATAGTCGCCCTATTTATGTTGGGATCTAAAATTCGAAATCCTCTGCTTCCATTAGAGATGGTTGGTTTAAAACATACGGGATGCTGGGGATAGCCGAGGCGAGAAATCGCTTCTTTTAATGTTTCGGCCGTTTGTACAATTTCGAATGCAGGAGTAGGGATCCCAATCAGGGCTAACTTATGCAGTAATTTCCCTTTATCGTTTGCTATCACCAAATTGTCATAGTCCGACACGGATACGACTGTTCCACTATCTAAAAAAAGCTGCTTATTCTTTGAAAATTCAAGCAGCTCCTTTGTTACCATAGGAAGAATCGTATCTATTTTTTCGCTTCTACAAATATTCAACACATCGCTGATAAAATGATTATCACTAGCTTTTGGAATCGTGTAGAATTCATCAGACAACGGGAAGCCCGTCGCATGAGCAGAAGTATCCACCCCGATAATTTCAATGTGCATTTGGGATACCTTTCTCAATGATTTAATAACCCCGGGTGCTCCTGGGGATCCTGCCCCGGTTACCATCACTTTTATATTTTTTCTCACTTTATTGTCCACCCCCAAGGCGATAAACGCTTGCTTTTCCCTCCATTCCTTTCGTAGCATTGCGGGTATCAAAAACAAGCGATGCATGCTCCAAAATACGTTGCAATGGAATATTCGCATGATCTGTAATGATGACAATACAATCGGATTTTTGCAGTAGTTCATCGGTCAGTTCCACACTGCTCAGTTTCAATTCGTCTATCTGGACGTAAGGAACGAAAGGATCGTGATAAGAAACATTAGCCCCTTCATATTGCAGCAGTTTCATAATTTCCAGCGCACTTGATCCTCTCACATCTCCGACATTCTGTTTGTAAGCTACCCCATATAGCAAAATATCTGAGTGCTTAATTGGCCGGTGCGGAGCCAGACGATATTTAATTTGCTCTACGATATACTTCGGGATTTTATGATTTATCTTGTTGGATATATCAATAAAATAACTATCCAGACCGTATTTCTTTATTTTCCAATTCAAATACAACGGGTCGACCGGTATGCAGTGTCCACCAATTCCCGGCCCAGGATAAAATGCCGAAAATCCAAAAGGTTTCGTACTGGCCGCATCGATAATTTCCCACACATTAATATTCAGCGAGTCACATATAATCGCTAATTCATTCACAAAAGAAATATTGATAAACCGGTATGAATTTTCAACAAGCTTTGTCAGCTCTGCTGCTTCCGTGGAGGATACTGTGATCACTTGGCTAAAAACCTGGGAATATAAATCATAAACCTTACGGGAACATGTCTCTGTTACGCCGCTAACTACCTTGTTTATTTCTTCAATCGAATATTGACTATTTCCTGGATCAATTCGTTCGGGAGAATATCCGAGGTAAATATCTTTTCCTACTTTTAGACCGGATTTCTCCAGTATCGGTAGCAATACTTCCTTGGTGGTACCGGGATAAGTTGAGCTTTCCAATATGATCAACTGCCCTGTCATGATTCTGCGGCTCATCTCTTGGGCAGCTTGCGTTAAACAACTTAAATCGGGAGTATCATATGGAGTTAAAGGAGTAGGAATACAAAGGATGATGGTTTCTGCAGACTTTAACCCGTTGTAATTATCGGTTACGATTAATCGTTGGGAAGTAACAGCCGATCGAACAACAGAATCGTGTATATCAGGAAAATAGCTTAACCCCTGCTGGAGTTGTTTTATTTTTTGTTGGTCCAGATCAATTCCAATCACTTCGAAACCTTTCTTGACAAAACTAAGAGCCAGAGGGAGGCCAACATATCCTAATCCGATTACGGCTACTATTTCTTTTTTACTTGCTGCATTTGATTTCTCTTCTAATCCCATTCCTTTCTCCCCCTTATTATTTAGGTGGAATTTTATAATTTATGGAATTTGCTATCATGCGGAATGGTTGAATTCCCTACATAAACGAAAAATAGTTGTTAGCGGAGATCCCTATGCACGATTATTTTGTGTGATATTGTTTGATTTGCTCAATCAAATTTTCAGCAGAATGATTAGCACTTCCAACAATGAGACGATTAATAATTGGTTGATTTCTTTTGTTGGTACCCTTTTTAGAAGTAAAAAATAATTCGATACCAATTTCTTTTCCGATTTCTAATACAGTTTCGTTATATCCGTTAAAAGGAAATGCGAGAAGTTTGGGTTGCTCTCCTAACTCTTCATGAATTCGCTTTTCGGCTAATTGAAGGTCTGCTTTAATACGACTATGGTATTCGTTTTGGGTTTCAAAACGTTTTTGTTTTTCAAGAAAAAGAGGACATTTTAATATAGGTGTTCCATCTTCACTTAGACGATGTTGATTGTAGGTATGACTAAAAAAGCTCATTTTGCTTGCCTTCATTTCTCTCATCTGATCCCAAGTAAATTTATTCCGTCTACCAACAAAACCAACTTTAATAAAATTCGTAGCAGGGAATCCATATTGCTTTAAAAGAGGATAGGCATACGTATAAAAACTCTCATTTCCATCGTCAAACGTAATGACAACACTGTTTAATGGAGCATTATGGTTATAAAGGCTGAACTTTAACAAATCTTCCACACTTATGATTTGGTAACCATACTCTATCAGAGCATCTAAATGGTTCTTGAACTGTTCAGGAGAAACTGTGTAATGAGGCTTTATGAAAGGATTAGGGGAGATATCATGATAGATAAGTACGATGATTTTTTCTTTATAATGAAATGAATCAGCATGTTTATTTTCATTATTTTCCACGGAAATCTCCTTTACATGATATGGATGACTAAGGGCATATCCGTTGTCTTTGTTACGTCCAGTCGTATAGTTTATGAAGATTGCCTGTTTACGGAATAGGTGAGTTCCCTACCCTTTTAAAAATAGATGCAAGCGGAATATACCCATACAGGTCTGCACCTCTTAATCCAGCCGACATAAGATAAGTAGCGTTGTCGTTCCATTTATAAATCTCCGTATTAAGGGGTGTTCCTTATGAAACCAAGCCGAATCGCCATGATGAGCTTCGGTCACAATGCTGCCATTTCCGCTCGAGATACTGGTAGTGAAATACGTGGTTAATCCTTTTTCGTATAACGAATACTCACAAATCCTTCATTGTATAAAAAAGCACCACGAAATCATTGATTATTCACAAGTAAATAAGGATACGAAACAATTCGCAGTAATTCGTCATGACGTGGAATTTTCTGTTGAGAGGGCGTATGATTTCGCAAAATTAGAGAAAACCCTCGAAATCAATACAAGTTACATGTTTCAAATTCGAAATAACGCATATAATCTATTTTCGAATGAAAATATTAAAATGGTTAGGGAAATCAATGCTATGGGGCATAAAATAGGTCTTCATGTTCATTTAGGTGGGTTGAGTAGTTTCGCGGAAATTAGCAAGTATATATTGCATGACAGTAAAATAATGGAGAGTTTTTTGCAAATACCGATTAATCGATTTTCCTTTCACCGTCCACCAAAAGAAGCATTAAAAATGAATGTAAAGCTTGAAGGCTTGATTAACACTTACGAAGATCGCTTTTTTGAATTTCGCGAGGAAGAGGACGGATTTGAGAACCTTCAAATTAAGTATATTTCAGACTCAAGGCATGCATGGAATTATGGATATCCCGATGAAAAGACGATAAAAGCTAATTCAAAAATACATTTTTTATTTCACCCTTATTCCTGGACTGAACATGGATTTGATAATAGGTTAAACTTTCAATCCTTAAAAGATGAAAAAGTAAGAGTATTTACGAATACGGTTAAAACTGAATGCAATCATTTTAGTGGTCATTTCCAATAACGCTTCAGCCGGTTATTTTTCAGATTTATTCATTTGTAATTGTAGAATTTGAAAGTAACGTAAAGGAAATATTATTTCTGTTACAAATTACGAGGGGGGCATTCGTATGAACAAACAACGTGCTAAAGAGATTGCCGCTTCACCTGTTATGGCCAATGTTACCTGTAACGGAATTCCAATCTATATCCAACATGTAGATGAAGAAGCTGAAATGGCTAGAATCTATCCGCTCGACCAACGGGAAAACGAACAAAGTGTGCCTGTTAACAGTTTAACAGAACATGAAACCAGACTACATTGACTTGCCTCTGATCAAATCATACTTAACCGCGAACCAAAATAGTCAGGGGACTAACTGCTTGTAACCTCGCTACAAGTCGTTAATCCCCTTCGTGGTATTACTTTTCTTCTAAAGAATTGCTTAGTATCACAAAGTATTACTTAATGTTCTATCGTATTATTTTGTACTACTTTAGAGTGATTCAAATCCAAGAGTCAATATCTTCATCATCAATGTCATCATCTTCATTGGGTGTAAGTGATTCCACTTTAGTTGCTGGTAGTTCCGCATTTCGGAAATTAGCAATTAGCCCATTATTATTTGCAATAAGAGAATCCCCATTGGTAGAAAATGCTCTTTCTGCCGGAATGTGGTTTTGCAAATTTCTAATGCCATTAGCCGCCACTTCATTTTCAATCAGGTAGCGAATCGAATCCATTAAATTGGTTTGACAATTTATCCAATCTACAATGAGAGGAGATTCATTCTTTTTGGTTTTAATGCTGATATTATCCCCTGGTTTTTTAGGCTTTTTCATTACGCTCCCACCCCTCCATGCCTCGTCTTGACTGATAAACACGATGGTGAATGAGGGGAATTATACTAAACGGCTTGTTTGGCTCTTTCCTTTAGGGCCTCGTAAATCTTCCCCCGCACAAAGGCATCCAATCCTTTGGCATTCATCGTAACAGCGTATTGAGGTGGGATATATAAAAGCTTGATTTCCCTCTCTTCACATAAATCCTTCAGCATTGGATGCAGGATGGAACGCATTAGTATACTTCCCCCACCATACACACATATCACGTCGATTTCGTTTCTCGCTTTTGTAAGTTGCTTTCTAATGTTGGTAATGATCTGTTTGGCTTGCCCTTCGAGCGGTCTTCGCAGCGTTTTTATTGCCTTGGAATGATATTTATGGTTCGGATTTTTCATTACATCACTAAAAAATTGTCTAGGACTGTCCGGCAAATGAATCAATCGATTAAATTCATCCAGGGCTTCTTCAATGGCATAACCAGCTCCGTGATTGCTTCCATGCACAAATTGACGCAAGAGCTTGTTGCCTTCCGTAATCGGATATTCCGTCGATCCATCTCCAATATCCGTATGCAAAATACGTTTGTCTTTAAAATAACTGCCGTTGAAATTCTCTTGCAAAGAATAGTTTTGTGCAAACTCGTTAAAAATATCGCCTTCCCTCCAATTCCCTTCCTCGTCTTTCTGAAGGGCAAAGGTGACGGGAGTAGCTTCAGGCACTACTTTGGTAAAATCAAATATCACTTTAACGGTTACCCGCATTTTTCCAAGGTGAACGGTAACATTATGGGGACCAGCCATAAACCTTCTTTCAAATTTTGCTGATGCCTCGTCAGTATGCTGGGTAATAGGGAGTACTGTTGCCATATCCACTTGTACTTCGATATTTTCAGGAATGCCTTTTTCCTCTTCAAATACTTTTTGAACAGCTACTGACGCGATTTGTCCCAATGTATTCACGATTGGCAAATCCACATCATATTTGTAGTCAATCCCAACTTGCATGGTATCCAATAATTCACCGCTGTCTAATGCGAACTTTCCAATGAAATACATTCCTGGTCGTGCAGAAGGAGAATCGATCGTGACAATTAGTTGATCCTGGAGGTTTTTAATAATGCTTTCCGGAGATTGCTCTTCACTCCAAGGTAGTCCATCTACCGCACAATTCACATTAGGTTGCTGGATAAGCCTTCCGTCAACGAAAATATCATGCTCGCTATTACCATTGTCATTTCCCACAAAAAAGTGAAATTGCATACGTAATTCCTCCTCTTGGGTATTTTTCATTGGACGTTATGCTGAATTACCATTACCTAGTAATGCCACGTGGTATATAGCA is a window from the Brevibacillus choshinensis genome containing:
- a CDS encoding D-glucuronyl C5-epimerase family protein, which produces MTFQMPDFSHAFAQRSRDLYHIRFLDDGYPGKVIENEIVPHPLFGTFVIRDYVTQFEETGAPQLKEAIMRVADAAISRMEKFHDAIVFWYPLESSYNYSNQLYYSGLTQSHYMQLFSKVYELTGETRYKIAAEKMFASLKIPVDSGGVYHLSSYGPTVQETPMSPISHILNGWLSAITNIKRFADTFKHKEAHQFWEENMSTLMKMLPLFDIPKLANTRYLLNGPVAFKLVTTIQNVEIHKVKLKVPDEGIYDITLPEIKKSWSNFIEPRSVRVEGPKILFNNKKAKITALVSRYPYPSENKLILTLASPENTTLSVEMQHGEFLPTKNRQQNCQFTQIAHVPLAKGFNQLEISIPRDLSELVGYPTIFKQIGTRYYNNYHFIHIVKMEDFYQDTGENIFKHYAEKWNEYVKMWPTMELYNGMEARTYEFIRLR
- a CDS encoding PHP domain-containing protein, yielding MDLHSHSNYSDGKNSIEQMVGVAVELGYAAIAITDHVWKTSDWIEDFSKHMRKVKKIFAKDIYVFSGLEAKVINLEGDIDAAPDVESKVDFLLGSIHRIPFSGGYYSTSKGILDSEQEIYNNWITSFENLLKNPRVDIIAHPLAELKRFHIELSQKQKIEIAELLDGSGKFVEINVRHNAPDQDMIELLRIHKTKVVVSSDSHSMEDLKRYYPALKNIYSLPLNFVTLTDLTK
- a CDS encoding ATP-grasp domain-containing protein, whose product is MRKNIKVMVTGAGSPGAPGVIKSLRKVSQMHIEIIGVDTSAHATGFPLSDEFYTIPKASDNHFISDVLNICRSEKIDTILPMVTKELLEFSKNKQLFLDSGTVVSVSDYDNLVIANDKGKLLHKLALIGIPTPAFEIVQTAETLKEAISRLGYPQHPVCFKPTISNGSRGFRILDPNINRATMMFKEKPNSTYTSMNDLFDILEHVDEIPEIIVMEYLPGKEYSVDVLANNGKVVTAIPRLREATVGGITTSGIVVKETDIIEYASKVVVELGLHGNIGVQIRRDSNHDPKILEINPRMQGTIVHCLGAGVNLPYLAIKLALGLRIEPHELLVKWGTRMNRYWEEIYFDTYGSPFSL
- a CDS encoding nucleotide sugar dehydrogenase, whose protein sequence is MGLEEKSNAASKKEIVAVIGLGYVGLPLALSFVKKGFEVIGIDLDQQKIKQLQQGLSYFPDIHDSVVRSAVTSQRLIVTDNYNGLKSAETIILCIPTPLTPYDTPDLSCLTQAAQEMSRRIMTGQLIILESSTYPGTTKEVLLPILEKSGLKVGKDIYLGYSPERIDPGNSQYSIEEINKVVSGVTETCSRKVYDLYSQVFSQVITVSSTEAAELTKLVENSYRFINISFVNELAIICDSLNINVWEIIDAASTKPFGFSAFYPGPGIGGHCIPVDPLYLNWKIKKYGLDSYFIDISNKINHKIPKYIVEQIKYRLAPHRPIKHSDILLYGVAYKQNVGDVRGSSALEIMKLLQYEGANVSYHDPFVPYVQIDELKLSSVELTDELLQKSDCIVIITDHANIPLQRILEHASLVFDTRNATKGMEGKASVYRLGGGQ
- a CDS encoding polysaccharide deacetylase family protein — translated: MENNENKHADSFHYKEKIIVLIYHDISPNPFIKPHYTVSPEQFKNHLDALIEYGYQIISVEDLLKFSLYNHNAPLNSVVITFDDGNESFYTYAYPLLKQYGFPATNFIKVGFVGRRNKFTWDQMREMKASKMSFFSHTYNQHRLSEDGTPILKCPLFLEKQKRFETQNEYHSRIKADLQLAEKRIHEELGEQPKLLAFPFNGYNETVLEIGKEIGIELFFTSKKGTNKRNQPIINRLIVGSANHSAENLIEQIKQYHTK
- a CDS encoding small acid-soluble spore protein H, which produces MNKQRAKEIAASPVMANVTCNGIPIYIQHVDEEAEMARIYPLDQRENEQSVPVNSLTEHETRLH
- a CDS encoding ParM/StbA family protein, translated to MQFHFFVGNDNGNSEHDIFVDGRLIQQPNVNCAVDGLPWSEEQSPESIIKNLQDQLIVTIDSPSARPGMYFIGKFALDSGELLDTMQVGIDYKYDVDLPIVNTLGQIASVAVQKVFEEEKGIPENIEVQVDMATVLPITQHTDEASAKFERRFMAGPHNVTVHLGKMRVTVKVIFDFTKVVPEATPVTFALQKDEEGNWREGDIFNEFAQNYSLQENFNGSYFKDKRILHTDIGDGSTEYPITEGNKLLRQFVHGSNHGAGYAIEEALDEFNRLIHLPDSPRQFFSDVMKNPNHKYHSKAIKTLRRPLEGQAKQIITNIRKQLTKARNEIDVICVYGGGSILMRSILHPMLKDLCEEREIKLLYIPPQYAVTMNAKGLDAFVRGKIYEALKERAKQAV